Proteins from a genomic interval of Niabella soli DSM 19437:
- a CDS encoding phosphoribosyltransferase family protein has product MKKYILNADAVEKKMQRLALELIENNLYEKELILVGIEESGVVLAKNIQQRMKGNSTIKTELVTLKLDKKRPEAVTLSKELNFDGKVVVVIDDVTNSGKTLLYALKPFLNYHPKKIQTLVLVERTHTLFPITPDYRGTSLATTLQDHIYVEIEGDKVVGAYLR; this is encoded by the coding sequence GAGAAGAAAATGCAGCGCCTGGCACTTGAATTAATTGAAAATAATTTATATGAAAAAGAGCTGATCCTGGTAGGGATCGAGGAAAGCGGCGTGGTGCTGGCCAAAAATATTCAGCAACGGATGAAAGGGAATAGCACTATTAAAACAGAACTGGTTACGCTTAAACTGGATAAGAAAAGACCGGAAGCTGTAACACTTAGCAAGGAACTAAATTTTGATGGCAAGGTTGTGGTTGTTATCGATGATGTAACCAACAGCGGCAAAACACTTTTATACGCGTTAAAACCTTTTTTGAATTACCACCCTAAAAAAATACAAACACTTGTTTTAGTAGAACGGACGCATACGCTCTTTCCGATCACCCCGGATTACCGCGGCACCTCCCTGGCTACCACGCTCCAGGATCATATTTATGTGGAGATTGAGGGCGATAAGGTGGTGGGGGCGTATTTGAGATAG
- a CDS encoding dienelactone hydrolase family protein — translation MYLKRILFPVSFFIFLFLIACNGGKDKAAPPASNMDSSDTTGAATVRELPHIKIEPVEFEDGIKTFNSIAAFDTANPGKKPIVLIIPEWWGVTDYIKSRAKQVAELGYLAVVVDMYGNGKTFEDPKGAGAEATKYYKNPQLAQERFDNAMAIAKTFKEADTTKIAAIGYCFGGSMALNMARLGENINGVVSFHGDLANYGITARKGGIHPSILVLNGDADSFVPVNVVNDFKKEMETANANMQFIGYPNAKHGFTNPAATAIGEKYKLDIKYNEAADKASWEEMKKFLSKVFS, via the coding sequence ATGTACCTCAAACGGATTTTATTCCCGGTTTCCTTTTTTATCTTCCTGTTCTTAATTGCCTGCAACGGTGGTAAAGATAAAGCAGCGCCTCCTGCGTCCAATATGGATTCCTCTGATACCACGGGAGCCGCTACTGTTAGAGAACTGCCGCATATAAAGATCGAGCCCGTTGAATTTGAGGATGGCATTAAAACCTTTAACAGCATTGCAGCTTTTGATACGGCCAACCCCGGCAAAAAACCAATTGTGCTTATCATCCCTGAATGGTGGGGCGTCACCGATTATATAAAAAGCAGGGCAAAGCAAGTAGCTGAGTTGGGATACCTGGCAGTAGTAGTGGATATGTATGGGAATGGTAAAACATTTGAAGATCCCAAAGGTGCTGGAGCAGAAGCAACCAAATATTACAAAAATCCACAACTGGCTCAGGAGCGTTTTGATAATGCGATGGCAATAGCCAAGACCTTCAAAGAGGCTGATACAACAAAAATTGCGGCGATCGGCTATTGCTTTGGCGGTTCGATGGCATTAAATATGGCGCGTCTTGGCGAAAACATAAATGGTGTGGTGAGTTTTCACGGAGACCTGGCCAATTATGGCATTACGGCGCGTAAGGGAGGCATTCATCCTTCCATACTGGTGCTGAACGGAGATGCTGATTCTTTTGTTCCCGTAAATGTGGTGAACGATTTCAAAAAAGAAATGGAAACAGCCAACGCAAATATGCAGTTTATCGGGTATCCCAATGCGAAACATGGATTTACCAACCCGGCGGCAACCGCCATCGGGGAAAAATATAAACTGGATATTAAATACAACGAAGCCGCGGATAAAGCTTCCTGGGAGGAGATGAAGAAATTTCTGTCGAAAGTGTTTTCTTAG